Proteins from one Salinispora arenicola genomic window:
- a CDS encoding YbaB/EbfC family nucleoid-associated protein, giving the protein MQPEVHQFLDHARAFEQQMRDAQTDLEKAVVTGRSHDRTVTVLAGGLGKVLAVRVNPSVFDDRDAQALQNAITEAIRAAADKASKLAEQKMGPIEVTLH; this is encoded by the coding sequence ATGCAGCCGGAAGTCCACCAGTTCCTGGACCATGCCCGCGCGTTCGAGCAGCAGATGCGCGACGCCCAGACCGACCTCGAGAAGGCGGTCGTGACCGGGCGCTCCCACGACAGGACGGTGACGGTGCTGGCCGGCGGGCTCGGCAAGGTCCTTGCCGTCCGAGTCAACCCGAGCGTCTTCGACGATCGTGACGCGCAGGCCCTGCAAAACGCGATCACGGAGGCGATACGGGCGGCGGCCGACAAGGCCAGCAAGCTCGCTGAGCAGAAAATGGGGCCGATTGAGGTCACCCTGCACTGA